Proteins encoded in a region of the Streptomyces sp. NBC_01298 genome:
- a CDS encoding DUF485 domain-containing protein, with protein sequence MDKHEGRDAGTIRLDDPWYDALAVGWGEGDGAGVGEGPGGAAGGGAETSPPNSSPGGAPARAASDIYLEVQRSAAFQEVRGRYRRFVVPATAGFFLWYVAYVIAATTAPEMMARPVFGSVNVALLAGLGQFLSTFLLTWAYARHARLRRDRAALDLRWTVFEQEQVRRADAGERTRGRGAGR encoded by the coding sequence ACGAAGGTCGTGATGCCGGAACGATCCGGCTGGACGACCCCTGGTACGACGCGCTGGCCGTCGGTTGGGGCGAGGGCGACGGTGCCGGCGTAGGCGAGGGGCCCGGTGGAGCGGCGGGCGGCGGAGCGGAAACGTCACCGCCGAACTCCTCCCCGGGTGGCGCGCCCGCGCGCGCCGCCTCCGACATCTACCTCGAAGTGCAGCGCAGCGCGGCCTTCCAGGAGGTGCGCGGCCGCTACCGGAGGTTCGTCGTCCCCGCGACCGCAGGCTTCTTCCTCTGGTACGTCGCCTACGTGATCGCCGCCACCACGGCGCCGGAGATGATGGCCCGGCCCGTGTTCGGGTCCGTCAACGTGGCCCTGCTCGCGGGCCTGGGGCAGTTCCTCAGCACCTTCCTGCTGACCTGGGCCTACGCCCGTCACGCCCGGCTGCGGCGCGACCGCGCGGCGCTGGACCTGCGCTGGACGGTCTTCGAGCAGGAGCAGGTCCGCCGGGCGGACGCCGGGGAGCGCACCCGGGGACGGGGGGCGGGCCGGTGA